The genomic window ttccacacgcacacgcacactcacagTTGAAGCGAGCAGCGCCCCTTGACCGACTTTCTCTCTCCAACGTCATACACCGACAGCACAAGCAGCACTTGCgaccctctctcccccctctttttATTTCGTAGTAGAGACACCCGTATCTCGAAACGGAACCGAAAACGTTTTCTTTTTGGCGAAGCATGCTGCGCACGACTGCACTCTCACTGGGCAAAGCCCTCGTCATTGCTGAGATGGTGGGTGGGAAGGTCTCACCAGCGACACTGTCTGCCATTACAGGGGCCGCGAAGGTGGGCCCGGTGGCGATCCTGGTGGCCGGTGCGTCCGCCAAGGATGAGGCCCAGGTGCTAGCCAAGATCAAGTCTGTAGCGAGCGTGCTGGTGACGGTCGGGGAGCAATACAGCCACGGCCTCCCGGAGGAGTACGCTCCGCTCATCGACGCGGCGGTGAGGGCGAATGGCTACACGCACGTGTTTGCCGGGACTTCAGCATTCGGCAAAAATGTCATCCCtagggcggcggcgaggcagagcTGCATGCCCATTCCCGAAGTCACGGAGATCGTGGACGAGAACACGTTTGTGCGGCAGACGTACGCCGGCAATGCAATCACGACCATCAAGTCGTCTGACAAGATCAAGTACTGCACCTTGCGCGGTACGGCGTTTGAGCGAGCCGAGTTGGACGGTGGtagcgccgcggtggcggacCTCGCCGCAACCCCGGCGGTAGGTAAAGCAAAGTTTGTAGAGGACCAGCTGTCCACCAGCGACAAGCCCGACttgatgacggcggcgaccGTCATTTCTGGCGGCCGAGGTATGAAGAACGGCGATAACTTCAAGATtctggaggagctggccgCCCCGCTGAATGCAGCTGTCGGCGCTACCCGCGCTGTTGTCGATGCTGGCTACGTGCCAAACGAGATGCAGGTCGGCCAGACGGGCAAGACCGTCGCGCCGAACTTCTACCTCGCGTGCGGCATCTCCGGCGCTATCCAGCACGTGGCCGGCATGAAGGACTCGAAAGTGATCGCCGTGGTCAAcacggacgaggaggcgcccTTCTTTCAAATCGCCGACTACGGCATTGCCGCTGATCTCTTCAAAGTGGTGCCAGCGCTGACGGAGAAGGTGAAGGCGGCTAACGGCAAGTGAGACCTCCCCGCACAACAGAGGGGCGCTTACGATGCACGACAacggagaggtggtggtgggggggggggacgtTGCGCAAGGCGCGTGCGGCAAGGAAGGCGAGCTCGATGTAAAGCGCTTATTCGTGGACGCATCGTCGGCATAAGTGATGGTGTCTCGACTATGCAACGCGGTCCTCACTCCCCACCGCACACGGGACACTGCAAcacttttcttttcctttccaTGTCGTTATTTGCCTTCCGAGTCGAAGGGGCGGATGTGTGAACCGGAAGGAAGAACGCCAGCGCTGGGCTGTTGTGATGCAACAGGGCGAAGAGGTTCTCCAAGGGCTGCACACAGGTATGTGTCTGGGTGAGTGGGCCATGAGTGTGTCTTCTTATGTATGTTCGGCTTGTACGGCAAACACACACTCGTGGCACACCCATCGGCCCAAACCCCCGCCGACGTTTTTGCACCTTTTTTCTTGCTTGCGGCTCCCTGCTCGTGACGCTACGGTGGCccgtcgcgtgcgcctcttcCGTTCAGAGTGTCGGTGGccattgtgtgtgtgggaacACACAAGTACGAGGTGAAGAAAGTTTACGAAATCCatggcgccagcggcgccgacgccaagTGCG from Leishmania major strain Friedlin complete genome, chromosome 28 includes these protein-coding regions:
- a CDS encoding putative electron-transfer-flavoprotein,alpha polypeptide yields the protein MLRTTALSLGKALVIAEMVGGKVSPATLSAITGAAKVGPVAILVAGASAKDEAQVLAKIKSVASVLVTVGEQYSHGLPEEYAPLIDAAVRANGYTHVFAGTSAFGKNVIPRAAARQSCMPIPEVTEIVDENTFVRQTYAGNAITTIKSSDKIKYCTLRGTAFERAELDGGSAAVADLAATPAVGKAKFVEDQLSTSDKPDLMTAATVISGGRGMKNGDNFKILEELAAPLNAAVGATRAVVDAGYVPNEMQVGQTGKTVAPNFYLACGISGAIQHVAGMKDSKVIAVVNTDEEAPFFQIADYGIAADLFKVVPALTEKVKAANGK